The sequence AGAGATTTCAACCAAACGCCTCCCGCTATGACGGCAATGCTGCAGATCgggctgttgttgttttagtgctgaaaaggaaaaagggaaaatgaaaccgaagggaaaaagaattTTGGGTGTGGTATCTCAGAGAGTGACATCGAGAACCAAGCTGACATCAGAAACACTGGGGCCAGCGAGGTCCTCAAGAACGGGTATAAGGTCTAGCAGCTCGTTGTCGTGCGCGTCAGAAAACCAGCTGCTGATGGGAACAGCATGCTGAGGGTGGAATATGTATGAGGTGGGTGAGTTGTCGATGATAATTGTATCCTTCAAATCTCGACCAACTTGTGAGAGATCTTTGACGTAATTTCCTTGGTGGTTGTAGCAGCTCTCGCGGAACAGACGGTGATGAACAACGCCGTGTATATCTAACTGATCTAAGAGGGGATCGCCATACTATTTTTGCGCACGTACAGGTTAGCTCATCTTATTTCTGCCAGAGGCTCGGGAAAAGTTGCACTCACCTTTGAAACTGATGCCGTGAAAACAACAACTTCGTAAAGTTCTCCAACTCTCTTCATAAACTCGTCCACGCCGGGTCGCTTGATGACATACACGTTATGATAATTGCCTTCAATTTCAACCGGTATTGTGAAGTCGGCTTGATGAAGGATCTGGAGGCTTTGAGTTAGCCAAATTTGTGATATTGCATATCAATAGGGGAGAGGACAAACCTTAAATGAACTGTGGACCAAGGTCTCATCCAGGTCTAAAACAAGAcattttcttcctttgtGCTCGGGGGCAATAGGGGGCAATAGCCACTTTTGAGGTTCTGGTGCTGAGGGTCCTTCCTGCGTCAGAACGAGTGCTGAGGTTACTAGGGGGCTAGGACCAGGACCAGGCGGAGGAGGGGGCATCGCGGCATCATGAGCCTCCTGTTGCGCCACCTCCGGCTGCACCTCTGGAGTTTCCTCTGCCACCGGCACATCTTGCATTTGCACGTCATCCTCAACCTCTTCTATTTCTCGAACTTCTTCGTTCGGCTCGGGAAGAGGGGTTGGAGGGTCGACCGTAACGGCCAGGGCCTGCTTTGTCTCTTGGCCTGTCTGTTCCTGCATCTTGGTCTGTTCTTGAGTGCTGCTCGACGAGACGGCATCATCCTTGCCCTGCAGGACGGTGCTCGTGGGCACGGGTGGCTTTTCGGTGCTTTGCTTAATCGAGGTCTGATCGTGGGGCGTCTGCGTTCTTGACTTGGCCGTTAATGGTCTTTGGGGTATTTTATCCAGCTTGTGAATCTCTTGAGTAGTAGAGCCCACGGTATTGGCCGAATCAGGCACGCCGCAGCATCCCAATAATGCCAAGAATccactgctcttcttcctcttccgttTCTGCTCGCTCGCTGAAGGAGAGCTGGGCTGCGAAATCTCGGTCGTGCGAGCAGGCTCGGCATCGCCGCTGGAGCTTCCGTTTCGCTGTCTATCCAAAAAGCTGCCCTTGGATTCCCTGGATCTGttgccgatgctgctgcgtggATCGTTGATGGTGGCCCCGCTTAAGCCAGTCGTGGTCGGCGAAGATTGGTTCCTCTGCTGCGATGACGCTCGCGACGGCACCTTTAGGAGTCCCCGGCTCTTATCAGAGCTCTCACCATCCTCCGGCGACAgcatttctctttctttccccgAACCGGAACCAAGCGGAACTTTGTCTTGCTTGAAGTCGACGATCGCGGTCGTCGCTACGGCTGTTTCGGACATTGCGAATCGTCACTGCATGGAGCTTGTCAGCATACTCGATCAAACACAAACTGAAATGCGACGCAGCAGTGCGCTTTGAAAATGCAAGACAATTCCAAGTTTCAAAGCTCAGTTGGGCCgcaaaaaacaaacaatgcAGGGCGAGAGGACATGGCTAGCGAGGGATGCGAGGCCATCGCAGATGGACAAAACACCAAAGCACTTGCTCTTCATTGCCAAACAGCTCCCCTCCATCCCAATGATAAACCAACTCCGCGTAGACAATGGTGGACGAGAAAATGTAAAATTGCGCAGCTTTAGCGCAACTGCTTATGCATCTGTACTTACCTCAGAGTACCAAGGCAAGCTAGCCAGCTCCCAATTCCAAGCTTTCAACGCAgtcaaaagaaggaaaggaaggaaaaggtttaaaagacaaaaacaagaGGGAGAATAAAAATGtaaaataagaaagaaaaaaaaaaagaatgtcAGCCCGCAAGGGGCGTTTGGCAGCGGCGTGCCGTTCGTTTCTCCGAGATGCCCTTTTCCAACGAAAATTACCGGGGGTTGGCGAGGAGCTGAGACGCGCCCGACGGGTACGAAAGATTTAGGGAGTCGATGCAGGACAAAAGGAAATAGGACGACGCAAGAGTCGGGCAGAGACAGAACGGCAGTGCGCTGCCAGTACGAGCGTGAGTCGCCGCAAACAACCGGTGTCAGCGCGGAGACGGTTCGTGATGGCGGGTTTTTCGCGATCAGGAGGGAGGATGGTTGGGGGAAGAGTCGAGGCGACCGCAGCGGCAACGACGTACCGGAGGCCGAAGAAACTGAGGGCACAAGCGAGATGATTGCCTTTAAACGTGATGGTTTGGCTGGGCCAGGTCGGGGATGGTCCGGCGTGCAGGGACGGCGGCTGGGGGAGATTTTGGGGGGTGTTCAAGGTGTGGGTGGGCCTTGTCGAGATTAGCCAACAGCTCTGGCGACTCTGGTGTGTATATGTGGCTGTATCCGGGCGTTAGTGGGGGAACACAGGCGGTGTGCGCCGCTGGGCTCTTGGATACTAGGCACTGTGTCTCAGAAGCTGCTTTGTGCCAAATACGGTGTTCAAGTTGTCTTTATTAACACTGTACAACTGTTAACGCAGTAAAATGCGACCGCGCAGTGGCGCCCTGTCCCAAATCTCCGCTAATGGCGGCCGCCAAGTTCTCATCTTACCGTCCAACGTCCAAATTGTGGGCTTCATTCTGTTCCTCTTTAGGAGAGGCGTGGCTACGGCCGGCGCTCTGCACGGCGGCCCGCTCACACGCTGCGACACATGGAAGGCAAATTCGGTGCTGGGCAGCTTCTGGATGCTGTGCCAGCTGGAGGACGATGCGAAGCAGGCTCTCCCTACAGAGGCCGCTCACTCACTCGCTGGCCAATGCAGTGCTATATAGTCCACCCAGGCCGACAAAGCACGGCTGCCAGATGCCACCTACGACGCGGATGCCGAATACGCAGCGAGCTCATTCGTCCTGAACTCGCACCTGCACACCGCAGCGGCGTGCATGTTCGCATCGGTGCGCTGCAGTTGCGCCAAGCCTGTCGATGGCTTCTCTTTAGGCTGCCCCCCATGGCGTGGTAGGACGGTGGGTCGagatcttgctgctcctgGGCTCCCGAGCTCCTACTGGCCACTGCCGACAAGCAAATCAGAGCAGACAAAGGGAAGGGCAGCAGGAGACAAAGCAAAACCTCCCCAGAAAGTCGTCGGGCGCCGCCAATCCCCTCTCCTTGTGCGTGCGGGTGAGCAGCCCTGATCCGGGCATCTTGATTGGCTCTGTTGGCGCCCAGCCTTTGGATCGTTCACATCTTGCCCCGGCGAGCGTCGCAGCACTAGCATACCCGCTGAGCGAGCTGTCGTTGGAGAAAACTGGCCTCGGTGAGGGAGTGCTTGCTTCGCTTCGTATATTGGTGCATGGGGCGTCTTGCAGGCGCCCAGCAAGCATCCCGGCAATGCTCGCTGATTTGGCCCTGGCTACGAAGCAGACCTGTGCGCATATGGAGCGCTCCGTTGTAATACGGAGAACGGGGCCTGTAGGGAATATGTACGGCATCGCTGATTGGCATGCCCAGCAGCGCTGGCACATGGCGGGCACGCAGCTGCTGTGCGTGCGTGCTGCGGCCGTGCATATGGCCAGCTGTTCGCgcaaagagctgctgcccgCCCTGTATTCCCGGGCGCATTGTTCCGACCTTGTTTGCGCAGAGGATTGTGTGATGCTGCGCTCATCTACTTGGTACCTAACTAGTGCCCTATGGGTCCTCCGTCACATCTGCTAGTCCGGTAGCGCCCAGTAGCATGATGGAGCGCTCCATAGCAAATTTGGCTATCGATGGCTCTCGCAGATTAGGTGCCTGAGCTTCCTGGGCAAGCTGCAAGCTACCTAATTATAGGTTAGGCGCCTTGCCAGCCTAACCCGGTCCTAAaatgtacatagtatgtgCGGTGTTACAGGGTAGGGCAGCATCAACCCGATGAGAACGCTCCATTCGCCCGTGTGGTTGTTTTGAATAGCCACATGGATAACATGGGATAATTATAGAAATCTTGCggtttcctttctttttctttttcctttttcatcATGCTCCTTTAATATTTCCTGAATTTTAAGCAAGGCGGGTAGCGCATACTAAATCAAAGTAAAAACCAGCCAAGAGTTTTAGATGGAAGTAAATTGAGAGCTTCAATAACGGTTCCCTATGCTAAGCAAATCTTCCAGCATAGTGGTATCAAATTGAGTAATATATCGCAAATCGTGTTCACCACGCAATCAACATGGATCCCGCTGAAAGATGTGATATCAAAGTCTTCCTGATTGATATACAGGGGGATATTCCATTGACATACCAACCTGTTGATTAGCAATACAAGGCCTTGGTACATGCGGATCTCACTGACGGTTTAAGCTGCAAATGTGGGGCCGCTTGCGGCTGGCGCAAGCGTTTTTGGGGCTTTTCAAACCTCTGATTTTTCCTCCAGGCAGCTGGCCCAGTTTCCATCTGGAGGCGTCATAGAACCCCCTCAAAAACAACTCTCCAAAAAAACTCAAATGTCCAACGcatttgtttattttttcatcatcttctcgatGTAAGAATTGTTGGAAAACTTAAGTTCATGCCGTGAGGCGAGGACGCAATAGGCTCTTGAGAATCGCAATCCTCACCTCTCCAGCTATCATGTAACCGTCGAACAATGCACTCGAAGTTTCATCACAACAGCTCAAggccatctcatcatcgTTGAATACTATTAGAACTGCACATTATATCTTCTTACAATCATGAGGTCCAAGTGGAGCATGCTCCCGGAGGAGCTGAGACTCCAAGTGCTGGAGACTTTAGCGCATAGCAGCTTCGAGAAGCATGGCTTGACCAACTACGCCCTCGTCTGCAAGTCATGGAAGAGTATATTCGAAAAGGCTAATTTTCGCAGCTTGACCATTGACCAAATGGATTTTGAGAACCTCGCCAAGATCCCAAAGCGTTGCTGGCCATATGTCAAGCACATCTGGCTTCGCATTGAGCTTGAGAAATACTATCCTATGCTAAGGACAGGATCAGTAAGGCCGGAAATGCTGGAAGATACAGCGTCATACAATGACCGGATCGAAGCCACCATAGGGAGGCTCTTTCATATACTCAGCTCCTGGGAAAAGGTGGTTAAGCCAGATGTTCGTGGCATAACTCTAGAGCTGAGCGTCCATTCGCCGAGTAACTCTACCTACATCCCTAGAGGAGTCCATGCAAAAGGTCTAGATATGCGGATGCCGTTTACGCGGAATCGTGAATATCGCAGTACCCCCAATGCTGAAGTCGCCGCTTCCAGAGCACTTGGTGGAAATGTCCACATCAGATTTGACAATCAACTTCCCCGGCTGAAGCTGGTAAAAACACTCATTATACCTAGACATACACGTCGACGGTTCACTTCGTTTACGCTACACCAAATACTCAACAGACTGCCAAATCTGGAATATTTGGCCTATGAGCCATGGAAACAGCCCTTGGATACACTTCAAGACGTGGTTGATGCAGGTATGCCGATGGTTCACGTTTCTATGTTCAAATGcccatatttttttttttttttttggctcacatatgtttttctttaaaaaaaaactaggATATGTCAATCTCATAAAAGGTTCTATTCCTGCGCGATTGAAgcaagttatatttttagaaGATCGGGATGACACGTTGACAAAGGTTCCTACACTGTCCAACACCGTGGACGAGAAATATGCTCGGAAACCGAACCCTTACATTGGCATGGCTTTGGCGAATAAGAGCCTAGGATTTGAGAACTTGGCGGCAACGTTTCTCGTCGAGGCGAGCGACTTCTTCCAGGCGTACAAGCCAGAGTGGATCTGGAGAGACTTACGATCCTTGACGTTGACATCGTACCTTCTGGACCCTAAGCGAAAAGTTGACGAGATTAACGGCATGCTGCAAGCGGCTGGCGTGGCGGCACTTGCGATGCCCATGCTCCAAACCCTGGAAATATGGAATGGCGGCGTAGGGCACGCGGCTGTCTTCGCCTACCATGCTGAACGGAGTGAAGCCGTCATCTCATGGACCAGCACCTGGGACCTGGTATTTAACCCATATGTCGTCGATATTTGGCGAAAAGTGGGTTACAAAAACCACCGCTGCGAGAAGCTGGGCATAGAGCAGCATCTCATCGAGGATACCGATGCTATACGGAGATATGTAGACGTTATTGAGTTGCTCAGGACGAAGAAACACGTCATAAGCCGGCAATCATTAGACGAGCTGCGGTACGAACTTGAGAATGACTGTATATGCTTTCCCTAGTCAGGCGGCAGCATGACAGCATGGAGGATTGTAGGAATGAGATGCAACTGACGGATACTCATGCGCACATGTCAGCGTGTCTATCGAATCTTCGATGTTTCTTGATAGAGCCTCTATGTATCTGCTTTGCGATAGCATTTATCTTGCCTAGACATGCCAGAATACAGGTAGAACTACAAGTAGGCTGATGGTATCAACATCAATACATCAATTGGAAATCATGTGAAAAGAGCTTCCCCGGAAAATGACCCCCATCCTGGTGTGGAGTCACGTGTAGCTACTCTGGGGCGGTTCCGTCATGGCTCCGTTTTGGGACGTGGCAAAGCCATCTGGCTGGGCCTCGGGAAATCTGGATGGCGCGGGTTCACATGTCCCAATCCCGGATTTGATCCTCTCCCACGACCATCCACCATCACAACGAAGCAGACTGCGGGTGGCGTTtcccagcagctgctttgGTTGCAACCACGATTGATGCGctgtttcttttattttcttttctttttttgctaagCGAACACAAACGCCCATACGCGCAGACGCTGGGCTTGATGACCTTCCCTGACCTTGTTTAGACCGGATCTGCGCCGCTTGAAGCGTCCGGGGAGCTCGTCCAGCAGCCGCGCCGATATTGATACTAGGCAATCATGGCGGCACAGTCGAATCTGCGCAGGACGGCGGCGGAGGATGCGCTGGCCGAATTCTTAGAGAAATGGACTGGCATCCTGGGGAAGAGGCTGCGGTCTACGTCGCGCACCACTCGGACCCTCGCTACGCTCTCGCTCGCCATGTCCATCATCCTCGGCGCTGAGGGTAGCAGGCGGTGGTGGAAGAAACGACGGCACGAGCACGAGCAAGGCCGGAAGCTGGTCCGCACCAATTCATGGCTGCACAACAAGGACGGCTCTCGAACGATCTATGTCCCTTATAAAGACGGCACATCCAAGGTTGTCATCAACACCACGAAGCCTTTGACGTTCGAGGCGCATAGGCGGCTTTTTCTAAATCCTCCAAGAGTGTCAGGTCTTGGCGATGGAACGGTTCCTTCTGCTCAGACAAAGCCGGGCCTAAATTTGGCGTTTCTGCATCAATTCCTTAGTCTCATGAGTATCATGATTCCTCGGTGGTCGAGCAAGGAAGCAGGTCTCCTGCTTAGCCACGGCGTC comes from Trichoderma asperellum chromosome 3, complete sequence and encodes:
- a CDS encoding uncharacterized protein (BUSCO:EOG092D2SJQ), which produces MSETAVATTAIVDFKQDKVPLGSGSGKEREMLSPEDGESSDKSRGLLKVPSRASSQQRNQSSPTTTGLSGATINDPRSSIGNRSRESKGSFLDRQRNGSSSGDAEPARTTEISQPSSPSASEQKRKRKKSSGFLALLGCCGVPDSANTVGSTTQEIHKLDKIPQRPLTAKSRTQTPHDQTSIKQSTEKPPVPTSTVLQGKDDAVSSSSTQEQTKMQEQTGQETKQALAVTVDPPTPLPEPNEEVREIEEVEDDVQMQDVPVAEETPEVQPEVAQQEAHDAAMPPPPPGPGPSPLVTSALVLTQEGPSAPEPQKWLLPPIAPEHKGRKCLVLDLDETLVHSSFKILHQADFTIPVEIEGNYHNVYVIKRPGVDEFMKRVGELYEVVVFTASVSKYGDPLLDQLDIHGVVHHRLFRESCYNHQGNYVKDLSQVGRDLKDTIIIDNSPTSYIFHPQHAVPISSWFSDAHDNELLDLIPVLEDLAGPSVSDVSLVLDVTL
- a CDS encoding uncharacterized protein (TransMembrane:1 (o20-36i)) — translated: MRPRSGALSQISANGGRQVLILPSNVQIVGFILFLFRRGVATAGALHGGPLTRCDTWKANSVLGSFWMLCQLEDDAKQALPTEAAHSLAGQCSAI
- a CDS encoding uncharacterized protein (EggNog:ENOG41), with protein sequence MRSKWSMLPEELRLQVLETLAHSSFEKHGLTNYALVCKSWKSIFEKANFRSLTIDQMDFENLAKIPKRCWPYVKHIWLRIELEKYYPMLRTGSVRPEMLEDTASYNDRIEATIGRLFHILSSWEKVVKPDVRGITLELSVHSPSNSTYIPRGVHAKGLDMRMPFTRNREYRSTPNAEVAASRALGGNVHIRFDNQLPRLKLVKTLIIPRHTRRRFTSFTLHQILNRLPNLEYLAYEPWKQPLDTLQDVVDAGYVNLIKGSIPARLKQVIFLEDRDDTLTKVPTLSNTVDEKYARKPNPYIGMALANKSLGFENLAATFLVEASDFFQAYKPEWIWRDLRSLTLTSYLLDPKRKVDEINGMLQAAGVAALAMPMLQTLEIWNGGVGHAAVFAYHAERSEAVISWTSTWDLVFNPYVVDIWRKVGYKNHRCEKLGIEQHLIEDTDAIRRYVDVIELLRTKKHVISRQSLDELRYELENDCICFP